The following nucleotide sequence is from Vibrio sp. VB16.
ATTATTAACAAGCCTAACTTGGATTGCTTAAGCTACTAAGGTGCTCAAAGCACTTTAGTTGTTTAAATCGGTTGAACACAAAAGGCGTTCTTATTGTCCAAGAAGTGATCACAACTCCAAATTTGTAGTTGTGTATGAATGGCTCTATTCTCACATGGATAGGGTGATAAACAAATAATTCACACTGTAATTAAGTTACGTTTTTATGTCTTTGACTAGTAGTTAACTGTCTTCACAAAATTAAAATTCAAACACCCTTACAAACCCTTATTTATAAGCCGCACCATACTCGCCATTCTATTTTTTATTTTTCTATACTTATGCTATTTTTGGTATACAGATATTTTGATAAAGTCGTCTATCGAAATAAAAATAAATATCTCGGGAATGTCGAATGCTTCGAAAAAAAATCAGCATTACACATGCGAAATCAAAAAAAATACTCGTGCTAAATCTAAAAGGTGGCGTTGGCAAGTCAACTTTTACGGTGAATCTCGCTTCAAAATTATGTATGGCTCAGCATTGTGTTGAAATCATTGATAGTGATAAACAGAGTTCTTCCCATTCTTGGGCAAAAGAGATAAAACAGATTGAATCTCAGCAATTAAATATTAGTTTCCGCAGTTATTCAGATATTGCTTCATCAATAAAGGTAGATAGAAATTGCGACTTTACTCTCATTGACTCACCCGCTAACTTTGATGATAACCATATAAAAAAATATTTAATGCTAGCAGATTATGTGGTTGTTCCTATTCAACCTTCACCAATCGATCTCCATGCCACTCTTCCCCTTATTGAAAAAATATTGAAAAATCTGGCTTTAATCAAGAAAGAAGTCAAGGTGGGCTTCGTAATTAATCGTTGCACCGAAGGTAACCCTCAGGTTGAACAGGTCAGGAGTCTACTTGATCATTTTCGACAATATCAAACCTTGGGTCTAATGAGCGACTCCTATCTTTATCAAGAACCATTTCAGAAGAAGACCATCTTGGATGTCGATTTAGATACACCACTTTGGAGAGAGGTTTTTAATTGGCTTCAAATAGAATTAACGGACAAAAAAGTAACGCCCCTGACCATTAAATCGCATTCACAGACAAACAATAACGTTAGATATTCTAATCTGTTGTCGTTCCGAAACTGGTAGCTTACCATTCACAATGAATAAAAAAAAACGGACTTAGCGTTCAACTAAATCCGTTTTCTGTTTCGTTACTTACACTTACTGATAGCTGATTTCACGAACTTTAGCTTTCACATTAGGAATAAGTGACGAGCTCGCACTTAACTTATGTACACCCAACTTAATCAATAACTCAGACATTTCAGTATCCCCAGCCATCTCACCACACATGCTAACTGGAATACCATTTGCTTTGGCGGCAATACAGGTCATTTGAATTGCTGAAATTACAGCTGATTTTTTATAATCGACTAAATCAGAAACAGCTGTATTTCCACGGTCAGCGGCCATAACGTATTGAGTTAAGTCATTGGTACCGATACTGAAAAAATCCGCCTCTTTAGCAAGTTCGTCCGCATTAAGTACCGCTGCTGGCACCTCAATCATAATACCCACTTTCATTGGGTATAGGATTTCCGGCAGATTCAATTCATCACGACAATCTGCAATAAGTGACTTAACCGCTTGAAGTTCTTCTACTTCCGCTATCATTGGAATCATTAATTGAACGTTCGTGTTATCTTTCGCTGCACGCAATACCGCTTTTAACTGCGGTTTGAACAGTTCGCTATCCGTCAAACACAAACGAACACCTCGTAACCCTAGGAATGGGTTCTCTTCTTGAGCCATATGATAGGAAGGCAAGGGTTTGTCTCCGCCAACATCTAAACTACGAATAGTTAATGGTCGATGCTCCAAAGCAACCGCTATATCACGATAGATTTCATATTGTTCTTCTTCAGTAGGCAATGTTTTGCTCGACTGAAATACAAACTCTGTGCGAAGTAGTCCAACACCTTCCGCTCCTGACGCTAGCGCTGCCTTCACATCTTGCAGCCCACCGATATTCGCGTGAACATCAACTTTTAATCCATCGACTGTGATAGCAGGTTTCGACGCCTGTTCTTTCTTAGCAACGGTATCGGCGATCCAAGCATTACGTTCTTCAATTAGAAATGAAGCCTTCTCTGCATCTGGTGAAAGCCATAAATGACCGCGTTTTCCATCAAGAATAACCTCTTGTCCACTGATGGTGGAAGTAAGAATTCCTTCTGCTTTCACGATGCAGGGAATACCCATTGCACGAGCTATAATTGCGCTGTGCGAAGTCCTGCCACCTGCCTCAAGACAGATACCAACAACCTTCGTCGGATCAAGCTGTGCAGTCTGGGCTGGCGACAAGTCACTTGCGACAATAATGCAATTGTCCACTAGTTCAATGGTCTCCGCTTCTGCACCGTCAAACGAATACATTGTCTGCTTTGCGACATCCCATACATCCGCTTCGCGCTCGCGCATGTACTCACTTTCAGACTGAGCATATTCTGCCGCTTGTATCGTCATCACTTTCATCAGAGCCGCTTCAGCGATGCTCCCTAACTTAATCTCTTCTTGAACCATCTCTAACAGTTCAGGATCCGTGATCATCATGCCATGAGCACCAAAAATATCGGCATGCGCTTTACCAAGTGTTTTCTCTGCGTCTTCTTCTTGTTTCTTGAGTGATGCAGACACGCTTGCCACGGCTTGAGCGAACCTAGCTAGTTCATCCGCTTCAGATGTGAAGTCACGTTGCGGTATTTCAGGCATTGCACTTTCACGACCAAGAATCTGACCAATTGCAATCCCGTCGCATACGGAAATACCAGAGATAGCACCGTCAACTTTTGCCACTGTTGGTTTGTCTTCGTCTAGCGCAACGACTTTCATCTGCGCAATAGACTCGCCAAAATGGCTATTTGCGAGTGCTTCAAATGAGGTTATCGCTTTTTCGGCATCGTTACCTGACGCCAGAATTCGAATATTATCGTTACGTTTGACACCAAGTTTCGCGATGGAATTGAGGCTCTTCGCATTCACTTTCTTATCTGCTTTTTCTAATAGAATATTAGCGTCAAACTTTGCCAATAAGCCCACAATGGCCGCCGCTGGGCGTGCATGTAAACCATGTGGATTCAATACCGTCCAACAAAACTCGAGAGCGTCTTCTGATACTTCAACATCTGTCGCAGATGAGATATTTTGTTCCACCTCACCTAAATGTTCACGTTTCGCAGATAAAGAACCTGCCGCTTCTTCCAATACTGCCGACATTGGCAAGTCCGCCGATGCTGCCACTGACGCTGCCATCGTACCCTCAACAATCGGAGCGGAACACAGAGCAATATTCGGCACCATATCAGGGTCAATTAGCTCTAATGCTGTTTCTGTGCTCAAAAGGGCTGACCCCATATCCATCATCACCACAACGCCGCTATCGTCGTACACCTCTTCGATAGCCATCATGATACGAATAGTATCAGTACCTATCGGATTCTCAGGGTCGTCAATACCGCCAGCCGCCGCTATTTTGCAACGACCTTGAGTCATTTGATTTGCTAGCTCAACAACACCGTTCGCGAGCAATTCGCTGTGTGATACAACAACGATACCTACCATTATTTATGCCTCATTGACGACTTTATTTAGCGTTTCAATCATCAACTTAGTCGATGTTGCTCCTGGATCTGGGTGGCCAATACTCCGTTCACCCAAGTAGCTTGCACGACCTTTTTTGGCTTGCATAGGGATTGTTTTTTCAACGCCCTTAACAGCGGCATCAGCCATACTGGTGAGTGCACCACCAACTTTCGCCCCCGTTTCAGACGCAATTTTTCCCGCCGTGATGATTTCCCACCATGCATCGCACATCGTTTTGTCACCAGGATTTGCTTTACCACGGCCAACAACACCATCGACACCAGCTTGAAGTGCTTCAATAAATTCGGCTAATGTTAAGCTCTCTTTACCAGCAGACTTTGTCGCTGCACGGATGAAAAACGTGCCATAAAGAGGACCTGAAGCGCCACCTACTTTAGAAAGAAGCGACATACCAGTGGTCTTGAAAATTGTCGCTAGATCTTTATCAGCAACCGCTGGAAGTTTAGCCGCAACTTCACCAAATCCTCGTTCCATATTTAGGCCATGATCTGCATCTCCAATAGCGGCATCCAGTTCAGTTAACATGTCACGGTTTTCAGAATAGATACCGCTACAATTTGTTAGCCAAGTAACGATTTGTGCTTTAGTGATCTCAGACATATTAACAACCCCAACGTAGTGAAGGAGCATCGACCGGAGCGTCCCATAATTCTAATGTTTCAGCATCTGCTTTCATCAATGTAATTGAGAAGCCTTCCATATTTAGAGAAGTACAATAGTTACCCACTAAAGTGCGAGCGACTGTAAAGCCTGCCGCTTCTAACTCTGTGTGAACCTTACGATAAGCACCGAATAGTTCAGATTCCGGCGTACCACCAAGGCCATTAACGAGCACGATTAAGTCATCACCTTTTTTATAGGCTTCTGTTGATTGCACTGTTTCTATCCAGTCACCGTTTTCACGATCCCACGTTTTTAGCGTGCGAGAATATGTGTCTGACGCGAGAAGCTCTTCAAGCATCTCTGTTGTCGTTGTATCAACATCTTTGTATGTGCGACGTTCAATGCCTGGCTCACCATGGATACCCACACCAAATTCAATTTCATCATCAGCAAGTATAAAAGAAGGCTTACCATTTGCTGGCACAATACAAGCAGACAGGGCGACGCCAAATGAACGAGCACGATTATTAAGACGGGTAGCTAACGCTTCGCAATATGAAATATCTTTACCTGCTTCCGCCGCCGCGCCGACAATTTTTTCAATCAGTACCGTTGCAGCAACACCACGACGACCCGCAGTATATAGCGAATCTTTTACGGCCACGTCGTCATCAATGACAACCGAACCAACTTTAATTCCTTCCATATGGAGCATTTCAACTGCCATTTCAAAATTAAGAATGTCACCTGTGTAGTTTTTGACGAAATAAAGCACGCCTTCTTCATTGGGAATCGCTTTACCACACTCCATCATTTGATCTGGAGTTGGAGAGGTAAAAACCGCACCGGGACAAGCAGCTGTCAGCATACCTTTACCAATAAACCCTGCATGTAGCGGTTCATGACCGCTGCCACCGCCAGAGACCAAAGATACTTTTCCTTGGCTTTTTTCATGGTAAATAAAGTAAGGATCCGTCACGAGTTTAAGCGCGGGATTCGCAAGGACAAGGCCTTCTACTTGCTCAGTCACTACGTTTTCTACTGTATTAATTAATTTTTTCATCACATTCACTTCACTGATTGTTGGATAAATTTGTGCACATATGGGCAATAAGGATAAATATTACATTACGCGCTAGACTATGTCAGAAATTGTAATATTTCCAACAATGAAAACGTTTAACGTGAGATAACTCAAAATCAAACAAACAAAAACATACAAAAAATCACAAAATGCGTGATGGATCACTGTTGATAATACAAAATATTGTTTTCATAGCGAAGTGAACATTACCCCCCTACCCAAATTTCAAAGAGGTCTCTAAAATGGACAAAATCATTATCTCACCAAGCAAATATATTCAGGGCGCAAACGTACTAGAAAGTATTGGTGACTATGTCAAACCACTAGGTACGAAGGTTCTTGCTATTGCCGATGGTTTTGTAACTGGTCTAGTCGGTACAACCGTAACGAAAAGCTGTGAAGAAGCGGGAATTGAACTAAGCATGGCTGAATTTGTAGGTGAATGTAGCCGTCCTGAAATTGAACGTTTAATGGAAATCGCAAACGAAAAAGGTGTCGATGTCGTTGTTGGTATTGGCGGTGGTAAAACACTTGATACGGCTAAATCTATCGCGTTCTATTTGAAGAAAACGGTTGTAATCGTTCCGACTATCGCATCAACAGATGCACCAACAAGTGCACTCGCTGTTATCTATACGCCTGAAGGTGAATTTTCAGAATACTTAATGATTCCAACTAACCCTAATATGGTTATTATGGACACTCAAATTATTGCTGGTGCACCAACTCGTTTACTTGTGTCAGGTATGGGTGATGCACTTTCAACCTACTTTGAAGCACGTGCAAATGGTATCTCTGGTAAGTCAACAATGGCTGGGGGAGCACCAACACGCGCAGCTCAAGCATTGGCAAAGCTTTGCTATGAAACATTGATTGAAGATGGTCTTAAAGCAAAAATCGCTTGTGATCAAAACCTCTCTAACATCGCCGTTGAAAACATTATTGAGGCAAATACTTATCTATCAGGTATTGGCTTTGAAAGTTCAGGCCTTGCGGCTGCGCATGCTATTCACAACGGCTTAACAAAACTAGAAGAGTGTCATCACCTATACCACGGTGAAAAAGTGGCGTTTGGTACTCTAACTCAATTAGTGTTGGAAAATGCAGCAATGGCTGAAATCACTGAAGTATTGGATTTTTGTAAATCGGTAGGCCTACCGACAAATCTAAAAGATATGGGCGTAACTGAAATCAATCGCGATAAGCTTATGGAAGTAGCTGAGGCTTCTTGTGCAGAAGGTGAAACTATTCACAACATGCCATTTGAAGTGACTCCAGCGTTAGTATTAGCGGCGATGCTAACGGCTAATGAGCTAGGATCTATGTAATCAATCATGGGGGTTTTCCTTTATGAGTTTGAAAACATTCATGCTTAGATTTATTGTAGTATTTTAAATTGTATCTTTAACCCGCCACTTTTTAGTGGCGGTTTTTTATATCGGTGGTCTTATACTCCAACGCCACTTAATTAAGAGCCCAAGTTAGATGCGCGAGTAGTTTGCGGTAGAATTTCAGCGCAATGGCTAAACAACAAAGCAATGGCCCACAAACAAAAAAGATCGCACAACGCGATCTTTTATAAAATAATTCACTCTATTAGCGATTGTTTTTTGAAGCCTCCATCAATCTTTCTGCAATCTCCTGCAATGGGATTTTCAATGCTTCATCCATAATCTCTTCACTTACTCTATTTCCAGCAAATTGCATCACTAATTTTTTAAATGACTCAGGGTTTGTCGCACTATCATCACCTTCATACATAGGTGCACCACCTGATTTTACCACCTCATCTAAAGCCAATAAAATCATTCGCAACGCGTGCAAATGTTCTTTTGATTCATTACTCATAAACGTCACTATCCTATCAGAGTATCGATAAACAGAATTAATTCCTTGCTTCAATAATAGGAGTAATTGCAAAAAGAGGTCAATTCGTATGCGCTATAAATGTTATAGCTAACAGCCTTTTAGTATAACCTAGTATTATTTTTCACCCACACCCATCAAAACTGACAATATACCTTGCTCAGTTTCTATCTCAAAAGGAACAGAAACTGTAACGGTATCAAAGCCTGCATCAATTAAAACTTGCTCAACTTTACTTTCTGTTAACCCGTCTTTCTCGTCTTCCGCTAACCAATCCCAATGGATAAATAAACCATCATCCTCGAGTAAGGAGTAAATTAACTCCGCGGCCTCATCGAAATCATCTATAAATCCGCATACTGAAGATGCAATGACACAATCAAACTGCCCACGAAACGCCGGATGCTGAGCAATTAACCCTCGAGAAAGGATGTCAACAACGGGTTCAACGTTTGGCAACATTTTTTTGTCTAGCTCTTCTATCATGGCTTCCGATGAATCAAGCGCCACTATATCTTTTGCTAATGGTGAGATCTTTTGACTTAATAATCCTGTACCACAGCCAAAATCAAACACTCGTAAATTGGTCACATTAATAATGTTATCTAACTGTTCGAACGCCTTCTCTGCATAGCGAGCTGTCGTTGATTCCATTTCCCATTTTTTTGCGCGTTTATCCCAATCGTATGACATTTGGTCTCCGTTTGTACGTCCTTAATTTTCGCTACCCCATGTTAAACAAATTGTCGCTTAGCTTCACGACTAATTGTTAAACTTTTCATGTTTATTCAGATTTGATGCTTTCAATTAGGCAATCTCAGCCAGTTTCGTTATCCTAACGCCATGAAACTAGGAGCAAACATGAATATCTCACATATAGAAGCGTTTTGTCGTGTTGCTGATCTAGGCTCTGTTTCAGAAGCAGCGAGGCAACTAGAGTGCAATAGAACCAGCTTGAGCATGGCAATTAAAGCACTCGAAAAGGAATTAAACATTTCTCTTTTTGTTCGCACAGGAAACCAATTATCCCTTTCTGAGGCAGGTAAGGCTATCTATAAAGATTGTGAAAACTTGTTATCGACCTTCTCAAGAATTAAGCAGACATGCTGTCAGGCTTCAGGTGACTTCAACGCGGAAATATGGATTGCTCGCGATGACGGTTTACCCGATGAGTTTTGGCAGGAACTCGCTCATAAACTCAATAACAAATACCCAGCAACTTCATTCAATATTGTTTTGGCATCCAGCGGAGATTTAGCCAACTTAGTAGAAACAAAGCAAGTTGACTATGCCTTTGGCGTTGACTTTGAACGAACAGACGACCCAAAACTCGTTTATCAACCTTTAGGTAAGATCCGCATGATGTCTGTATGCAAAAAGGGACACCCTTTGAGTAAAATGCGCCGAGTGTCAGATCAAGATCTACGAAACACAATGCAAGCTTCAATGGCCTACCTAAATGAAAAAAACAACCCGGAACTGCAACCTTTCTCACTGAAATATATTGGATTTTCAAGCTTTGACTATATGCTCCACACGATCCTAAAAGAAGGTGCTTGGGGGGTATTACCTGAACCCCTAATTCGTCACCTTTTAAGAAGTGAACAAATTGCTGTCATCAAACACACATACGGTTTAACTCAAGAAGATTTCTGCATGGTGACTGCCGCAGGAATGTCTGAGCATCCCGGTATGACGTGGTTATCCGATAAATTAAGTGACTTCTTGTTTGACTTCTAAGCATATTAATTGGGACCAATCAGTCAGCGTCAACTTTAATGGCACCAAATTAGAGCATTAACCCATTGTTATTAGTGGCATTTTTAGTTAAAAAATTCATAAGTCCTTTCAGTTTGCTATTTTCTCATTGAACATCTTCCATATATGACCAAAACTTGTCCAACAGTAATAATATGGATATTGTATGTGTGCCCAAGTTAATCACAATGAAAATCGAGTATTAATCTTCTCAGCCCTTTTAGCATCGCTATTCGCTGTCGGAGGACTGTTCTTTGGATTATTAACAGGCTCACTCGTGATTATTTTTGATGGTGCGTATTCAACCGTCAGCTTACTGTTAACATTATTGTCACTGGCAGTATCTAAGTACATCCAAAAACCAGAAAAAAAACAGTTTCCATTTGGCAAAGCCATCTTAGAACCGGTTGTAATCACGGTAAAAGCCTCTGTCATATTAGCGGTAGTCGTTGTCTCATTATATTCTGCTGTAATCGCTATTTTTAATGGTGGTAGAGAAATGGACGCAAGCATTGCGACACTATTTGGTGTGATCAATGTCGTCGGTTGTGGTTATGCCTGGTGGTATATAGTAAATCGTAGCAGAACGTTCTCTTCTGGATTAATTGAAGCGGAGTCGATGCAATGGAAAATGGATACCTTGCTGAGTGTTGGTGTCACAGCTGGTTTCCTTGTTGCTTGGGCGATTAGCTACACGTCGTTCGCTAGATATGCAGTATATGCGGATCCATTAATGATGTGTATCATTTCGGTATACTTTATCAAGGTACCTTTAGATATGCTAAAGGATTCAATGCGAGAGTTACTGATGATGCCGCCAAGTGAAGAGATACGTAATCAGGTTGATGAAGGTATAAACAAGGTCGATAAACAAGGTACTCAACAAATAAAACTGACCGGTTTAACAAAAGTAGGACGTGAGCTACGAGTCAATGTTGATATCAATACGCAGGAAAACCGTTCTATTAACGTAGCGGATATCGAAAAAACTCGGCAGTCTATCGCTCATCAACTTTCAACCATGCCGTTTAATTTACGCTTAAACTTTCATATCGCTCGATAACGCAAGGGACAACCACGTTATTTCTTGCTTTGAAAATGCTCGGCTAACGAAACACGTCTCGCAGGTCCAATACCATCTTCTTGTGGGAGCGTGTGTTCATAGCCTTGTTTTATGAATGACGCTACATGCCCGCCACCAGATAAACGCTTTAGCCGTTCATTATTGGCCCCAAACACCTTATATTCATATCGTTCACCACCTGCGTTAAAAGAAGCAATAGAGCCATCAAATTCGAAAGTAGATGCTATATATCTGCTGTCAACCATGACGCCTTCTGGTGTAAGTATAAATTGATCCGTTGACCAACTAGGCGCACCAATCTCTGACCAATGGCCATAGACACGTATAGGATCGATATATTCTTTATAGCTTTTAATGGCAACGTAAATACCTATAGCCGCAGTCACTAGAAAGAAAAGTAACCACACATACAGAGCGTATTTGGGTCCTCTTTCCAGATCATCGTCTTTGCTATTTTTACGCGGTGTTGTTCGTCCCAATGATGCCATTACGTTCTCTTTGATTCATCGTTTTCCATTTAATCCTAACCTAGCCAACGAGATAGTGACAGTATTATCGGTCAATTCTGGGTCGGATAAAAACGACGTTATTGTCAGTATAATTAGGATTTAGCTTTAGATGCGTAAATACGCACGCAAAGATTTTTTAACCCAATCAGACAACAATTAGGAGATTAAAGAACCGTCATTTACGTATTCACACAACAGGATAACGGAGCCTAACATTGCCACTAGTCGTCAAATTCTTTATACCACTTCCCACGAATGAGTCATGGTTACGCCTTCACCTAACATTAAGCAAACAGAACAGTATTTCTGCAATGAATCCCGAGTCACTTTTTCTACGACAGCAGCATCAAGCCCCTGCCCACTTACTTCAAAGTGAATGTTGACACTGGTAAATATTCTTGGTGCCGTATCTCGTCTTTCTGTTGTCAGCTTGGCAATACATGAATCTATTTTTTGACCCGCAGACTTGAGACCATCGACAACATCTACGGAACTGCATCCGCCCGCCGCCATTAACACCAATTCCATTGGGCTTGGCGCAGATGCTCCTCCGTTTCCATCCATTACAATGGCATGACCGGATTGGGAATTTCCGATAAAGGTAAAGTCATTTACCCACTCTACTGCTGCTTCCATTTAAATCTCCACTCTTGATATTTTCTCTAGTATAAGGCCAACCATTTTAGGCTTACTACATTTATTCGTAAAATCAAACGTCTGAACTTATACAAAAAAAGGCAAGCCATTAGCCTGCCTTTCCTTATTTCTTTAATTACCGTGTTAGTTCGTTAGGCTATTTGCGTCATTTCATTGACAACGAATTCTTCTACAGCGCCTTCCGTTGCTGCTACATAATCGATCAAATGCTGGTTGCTCATATGAGCCTGCCACAACTCACGTGACGCCCAGTTCTCGAAAAACTGAAAGTGCGCCAGATTATCGTTGTCTTGGTGCAAATCATAGTTGATACACCCTTCTTCTGCGCGAGTTGTTTCAATCAACTTCAATAATTCACTTTTAACCAGTTCAATCTTGTCTGATTTAGCAACGATATTTGCAATAATTGTCAGCTTTGTCATGTGTTATACATCCTCATAATGACGAGTGATAGAATATTCATTCAGTTCGGTTCAAGTATAATAGCGCTTCTTATTAACTTATAAATTAACCAACAACTTATATTTCAAAAATAACCGTTTGGTTATGAATACTCATTCTAAATCTGGCCCTTACAGTGGGAGGACAGCTTGAGTCTAGGCAATCAAATAAAGCAATACTAGGGTCTGTTGACCTTTCAACAGACCCTAGTCATCTCATTTAAAGTAAACTCTTCCACTGCTCCCTCAGTCGCGACCATATATTCTTGTAGATGTGTATTGCCCATGTGAGTTTGCCAAAGCTCGCGAGAAACCCAGTTTTCATAGAAGGTAAAGTGTGCTGGATTCTCATTATCTTGATGCAAGTCGTAGTTGATACAACCTTCCTCTGCACGAGTGATATCGATAAGCTTCAGCAGCTCTGCTTTTACTCGATCGATTTGGTCTGCTTTTGCGAAAATATTTGCGACAATAGTTAATTTGGCCATGAAATGTTCCTCTATTTAGATTCCGTGTTTTGGTTATTTTCTCTTTAAGTTGTGCTCATCGTAACCTTTGATTACACTCTAATAAACAGCGGTATAATTGAATCATTATCAAAAATCATTAGATAATATGTTATTAGAAGATCTGAGAGTTATTCTTAAAGTAGCGGAATTTCGCAGCATTACTGCCGCCGCATCACATTTAGATATGCGAATGGCGACAGCAAGTGCTGCGGTCAAACGTGTCGAACGTTCTCTAGGCGTCGACCTTTTCATTCGTACCACGCGTCAGCTTAGGCTTTCTGCGGCAGGTGAACGATATATACCTCAATGCGAACAAGCTTTGTTGATGCTAGAACAGGCTAAACAGAACATGAAAGACGATCTTGATATTGTCGATGGTGAACTTCGTATTGCTCTATCATCCGATTTAGGTCGTAATTTGGTCGTACCATGGTTGGATGAGTTCTTGCACACCTACCCCGAGGTTCAACTTAGAGCCAATATAAGTGATAGCAATATTGACTTTTATCGCGATGCCATCGATATTGCACTTCGATATGGCTCTCCAGATGATGCCAACCTCTATGGATTTAAAATCTGTAATGCGCCTAGGCTCTTGTGCGCCACACAAGGATATCTGGATGCAAATGGGACCCCAATGCATCCCAATGACCTATCAGAGCATAACGGGCTTCTCTATCAACTATATGACGTACTGAACGACGAATGGACGTTCTTACGTAAGGAGCAACAATATAAGGTCAAGATGCAGGGAAATCGGGCCTCCAATGATGGTGATTTAGTCCGTAGATGGTGTGTCGCTGGCGAAGGACTTGCGGTCAAATCGTGCCTAGATATGTCTCAAGACTTATTGGCGGGAAATCTCATTCCTGTCATGACAAATTATCAACCTCATCCTACAGAATTATGGCTTATCTTTCCGAGTCGACAATCT
It contains:
- a CDS encoding ParA family protein, with the translated sequence MLRKKISITHAKSKKILVLNLKGGVGKSTFTVNLASKLCMAQHCVEIIDSDKQSSSHSWAKEIKQIESQQLNISFRSYSDIASSIKVDRNCDFTLIDSPANFDDNHIKKYLMLADYVVVPIQPSPIDLHATLPLIEKILKNLALIKKEVKVGFVINRCTEGNPQVEQVRSLLDHFRQYQTLGLMSDSYLYQEPFQKKTILDVDLDTPLWREVFNWLQIELTDKKVTPLTIKSHSQTNNNVRYSNLLSFRNW
- the ptsP gene encoding phosphoenolpyruvate--protein phosphotransferase is translated as MVGIVVVSHSELLANGVVELANQMTQGRCKIAAAGGIDDPENPIGTDTIRIMMAIEEVYDDSGVVVMMDMGSALLSTETALELIDPDMVPNIALCSAPIVEGTMAASVAASADLPMSAVLEEAAGSLSAKREHLGEVEQNISSATDVEVSEDALEFCWTVLNPHGLHARPAAAIVGLLAKFDANILLEKADKKVNAKSLNSIAKLGVKRNDNIRILASGNDAEKAITSFEALANSHFGESIAQMKVVALDEDKPTVAKVDGAISGISVCDGIAIGQILGRESAMPEIPQRDFTSEADELARFAQAVASVSASLKKQEEDAEKTLGKAHADIFGAHGMMITDPELLEMVQEEIKLGSIAEAALMKVMTIQAAEYAQSESEYMREREADVWDVAKQTMYSFDGAEAETIELVDNCIIVASDLSPAQTAQLDPTKVVGICLEAGGRTSHSAIIARAMGIPCIVKAEGILTSTISGQEVILDGKRGHLWLSPDAEKASFLIEERNAWIADTVAKKEQASKPAITVDGLKVDVHANIGGLQDVKAALASGAEGVGLLRTEFVFQSSKTLPTEEEQYEIYRDIAVALEHRPLTIRSLDVGGDKPLPSYHMAQEENPFLGLRGVRLCLTDSELFKPQLKAVLRAAKDNTNVQLMIPMIAEVEELQAVKSLIADCRDELNLPEILYPMKVGIMIEVPAAVLNADELAKEADFFSIGTNDLTQYVMAADRGNTAVSDLVDYKKSAVISAIQMTCIAAKANGIPVSMCGEMAGDTEMSELLIKLGVHKLSASSSLIPNVKAKVREISYQ
- the dhaL gene encoding dihydroxyacetone kinase subunit DhaL → MSEITKAQIVTWLTNCSGIYSENRDMLTELDAAIGDADHGLNMERGFGEVAAKLPAVADKDLATIFKTTGMSLLSKVGGASGPLYGTFFIRAATKSAGKESLTLAEFIEALQAGVDGVVGRGKANPGDKTMCDAWWEIITAGKIASETGAKVGGALTSMADAAVKGVEKTIPMQAKKGRASYLGERSIGHPDPGATSTKLMIETLNKVVNEA
- the dhaK gene encoding dihydroxyacetone kinase subunit DhaK yields the protein MKKLINTVENVVTEQVEGLVLANPALKLVTDPYFIYHEKSQGKVSLVSGGGSGHEPLHAGFIGKGMLTAACPGAVFTSPTPDQMMECGKAIPNEEGVLYFVKNYTGDILNFEMAVEMLHMEGIKVGSVVIDDDVAVKDSLYTAGRRGVAATVLIEKIVGAAAEAGKDISYCEALATRLNNRARSFGVALSACIVPANGKPSFILADDEIEFGVGIHGEPGIERRTYKDVDTTTTEMLEELLASDTYSRTLKTWDRENGDWIETVQSTEAYKKGDDLIVLVNGLGGTPESELFGAYRKVHTELEAAGFTVARTLVGNYCTSLNMEGFSITLMKADAETLELWDAPVDAPSLRWGC
- a CDS encoding glycerol dehydrogenase; protein product: MDKIIISPSKYIQGANVLESIGDYVKPLGTKVLAIADGFVTGLVGTTVTKSCEEAGIELSMAEFVGECSRPEIERLMEIANEKGVDVVVGIGGGKTLDTAKSIAFYLKKTVVIVPTIASTDAPTSALAVIYTPEGEFSEYLMIPTNPNMVIMDTQIIAGAPTRLLVSGMGDALSTYFEARANGISGKSTMAGGAPTRAAQALAKLCYETLIEDGLKAKIACDQNLSNIAVENIIEANTYLSGIGFESSGLAAAHAIHNGLTKLEECHHLYHGEKVAFGTLTQLVLENAAMAEITEVLDFCKSVGLPTNLKDMGVTEINRDKLMEVAEASCAEGETIHNMPFEVTPALVLAAMLTANELGSM
- a CDS encoding class I SAM-dependent DNA methyltransferase; its protein translation is MSYDWDKRAKKWEMESTTARYAEKAFEQLDNIINVTNLRVFDFGCGTGLLSQKISPLAKDIVALDSSEAMIEELDKKMLPNVEPVVDILSRGLIAQHPAFRGQFDCVIASSVCGFIDDFDEAAELIYSLLEDDGLFIHWDWLAEDEKDGLTESKVEQVLIDAGFDTVTVSVPFEIETEQGILSVLMGVGEK
- a CDS encoding LysR family transcriptional regulator, whose amino-acid sequence is MNISHIEAFCRVADLGSVSEAARQLECNRTSLSMAIKALEKELNISLFVRTGNQLSLSEAGKAIYKDCENLLSTFSRIKQTCCQASGDFNAEIWIARDDGLPDEFWQELAHKLNNKYPATSFNIVLASSGDLANLVETKQVDYAFGVDFERTDDPKLVYQPLGKIRMMSVCKKGHPLSKMRRVSDQDLRNTMQASMAYLNEKNNPELQPFSLKYIGFSSFDYMLHTILKEGAWGVLPEPLIRHLLRSEQIAVIKHTYGLTQEDFCMVTAAGMSEHPGMTWLSDKLSDFLFDF